The genomic region AATGTTGAAGAATTCTCACATTAGGCAAAAACACTTTAAACTTGATACACTTTTAACAAGTGTACTAAATCTTATcgaagtaataaaataaatttgtatccacatgaattgttttattttaactAGACgataaaagtgctattaaaactaaaattgggGGTTTTCAAAATTTTGCTTGACAGAACAATTGCGAAAATAAAACTTGTtgaaaaattaatcaaataaaaaagatTAGGTATTGCTTAGAATTCCCTAGATACCACTGTTGATGATAGAGTGTATTTTCCTTAGATTGTTTTCTCAGCATTCATGACAGTTTAATTTAGTTGCGTTATACATAATTTTTTGGTGTATAATTCACTATTCTACATTACAACTCTaataggaagatcctaaagttccATATTGGTTGGAGATaaagcattgaaagagtatatatagagggacaatCCTCACCTTACCTAccagttttgtaaggatgagttaggtcaaactctaatatggtatcagagcctatcgatcggaccatgggctgtccaccattaatatccacgcaccaagcccaaaagagTGCTGGACGTGAGGGGGTGTAATAGGAAGATCCTAAtttcctaaagtcccacattggttggagatagagcattgaaagagtatatatagagggttggagatagagcattgaaagagtatatatagagggacattCCTCACCTTatcaaccggttttgtaaggatgagttaggtcaaactctaatactcTCTAATCCTTTAGGTTAGATGGATAGTTAAAATAGACGATATCTTGTGCGTTAAACTCTAAATCACAATTTATATTTTTGTATCCCTAATCAATTACTGATTTGAAGAGTTAGTTTAGCATAGATTCATAGAATTCTGATCAATAACCACTACGGGATCGGAGATGGGTGATGAATCTTGTTTACCATATTTTTGATCCTGCCTCATCAACAATGAGGATGAGGTGAGGCACGGGACAAGTGATGTTTCTATTAGACATTTGTAAGGCGATTGATATTAGAATGAGACGTGTATCTCGGACTTGTGCTATACTTAAGTTATTTTCTGACATTGTTTTAAAAGATAAGAGTTTTCTAAAGAGAAAAGCTTAGAGAGACAAAGAGAAAAAACATAGAGTTTTCAATTCTAAGAGTTTGAGTGATCTTTGATTAAAATCTAAGGATAGAGAAACACGTTCAAACACTTAGGTACTGAGTGATTCCTAAATTGAGAGACTGGGCGTTAAATGAGTTGAAATAAAGAATTGttcttcaatttaattttttgtaatttatTTGTAATCTTTGTAAAAACTCTTGAATGCCAGTGAATCTGAAAGTTACTCTCTtccttataataattttttttaactaatcTTGTTAAACAATTTCTTTGTACTTTGATTACAAGAACTAcgaatcaaaattttaaatttcaatcAGTTATAAATATAAACTTTAATCACAGTACCGTGACAATAATTTATTGGTAATGGCATATTACATGACAATgtaaacttttatatatatatatatatatatatatatatatatatatatatatatatatatatatatatatatatatatatatatatatatatatatatatatatatatatatatatatatatatatatatatatatatatatatatatatatatatatatatattggcaatatatgcaaatataattcatattttataatataatacaTCAATCTTTGTGCTTTCAAAGTCCAATTGATTATTCTCCTAAAAAAATCCGCAACAAAATCTAATCAAGTCCATGACTATGTTTATACTCCATTGCAAAATCATAGATTTTGTGAGGGTGAGGGAGTGAATTTGCCACACTCTCTTTTTCCATACACCTTTTGGCCCAAGCCACAAGCTTAGGACACTCTTCCTCTATGCTTAGTTTCCCATAAGTCTCATATGTATAAAACCAACTTGTGAAGGGAATAAGAGCCACATCAACATATCCAAACTCATCTCCACCAAAATATGGCTTCTCTCTAAGCTCACCTTCTAAAGTCTTCAAACATTCTATAAACTTCTTCTTACCCTCTTCTTGTTCTTTACCCTTTCCTGTCCATACCTTCTTTCCAATGTTGTATATCTACATCAAATAGAATCCACAAATTAAACTTTTTTTTGTCtaatagttaaataattaaaataaatgagatGTCGCGAGTTTAAACTCGTGTCTCTGCAATTAGACGTTCTAAAATCAGATAGCATTATATAACTAACAacatatatagatatataattaCTTACATGTTTGTCAATGTAGTCTCCCCAAAACTTGGCTTGGGATCGCGGGTAAGGATCGGAGGGCAAGAGAGAAGGTTTGTGATTCCAAGCTTCATCAATGTACTCAACAATGTTGAGTGATTCACATATGGGTTTTCCATTATGAACCAAGACCGGGATCATTTTGTAAACCGGGTTCATCTCTAAAAGAAGAGAGCTTTTAGCTTGAAAATCTTCTTGTCTACACTCATATGAGACTCTCTTCTCCTCCAACGCAATTTTCACTCTCATTCCATATGAGCTTGGCCAAAAATCCAACAAAACAACCTTGTCCTTTTCCATGTCTTTACAAAATGTGTAGCTAGCTTAATAGATATTATTTGTAATGTGAAACTAAGATGTTGTTTAGATGATTTAGTTTGGGTTATTTATAGTTGTGCATTTTTTGTTTGGCAAGAAATAAAACGTGGAAAGATTACAAAAGATAGAGTCATTGCTCATGTTGGACTTGTGATCTTCTATGGTGTGCTccttctttttgttttcttttaacttgTTGCTTTTTAATTTTGATTGAGGTGTCCTCGACATATAGTGATTTGTAATGATTTCATCACGTGTAATGAATACTGGATTAGAGCAAACATGGTATATTTTGGGTTTAAGCAATAGAAAATGTGAAAGGAATAAATTCCGATACAATTGGTCTATTTGCTAGAAATCATATTTGACCCGGCATATGTAGTAGTGTTGACCGTTGAAGTATGCTACAAAGCTATGAAGATAAAGCTGATTGATTGCGTTATAAAAAATGGTTAACACTCCTAGTCCTACCCTTGAATTTAGTATATGTCACATTGCCACTATAAATTACTAAGTTGGTAATTGAAAATATAGCAGAGTGATACATGAATTTATTATACACAAGGTTATGCTGGAATACATACAGCCCCTCTAATTATCAGATTCATTTAAAACAATTGTCTTttcaaattattaaattattaagagCATCTATCTAATATGGGAGAACTCATCTAAATTGTTTGAGATATTGTTTGTTGGTCAAAATAGACACATTACATTTaagtaatttttataaattttactcTAATGATGTCTATGATAAATAATTAATCTATATTTGATcctaatataaattatatttgatcCTTTTAATTAAGTTGCTTAAACAAATAGttgacaaaaaaaaattttaagcaACGAGAGCTCAACGTAGATATGCTCTAATGGTAGAAAAGTTATGTTTCGAAACTAATACCTATACGTAGATCCTAAGCAAATTAATGTAGAATACCCTAATGGTGTTGATAAAAAATTTCTAGTTTCAAAGAGGTGTGAATTGAGATCtaatggtgttttttttttttttttttaaaaaatggaaatgtttgttcaTTCTAGTTTAACTGTGATAAGTGTTTTTGCAAACACTTTGACGTTCAAATTAGAGACGCTCAAAAGTAAGAGATACTTAGACTTAGAATAATGTGTCTATAAAGGTATTTGTAGCAGCAAAGTTACACTACAAAGTTTGGATGACTGCCAAatcatattaaattataattctataatatatcttcatcaatttttctctccaaaactatcatttatatattaaatattcatACCATAATGTGTCTAAAATATCTAAACTAATAAACACAAAGTTGAACATAAAATGATTAAAGAGTATTATTTAAAAATACCTTAAAATAATACTATATGGTTTTTATTGAGTAGCATTAAATTATCAATAATACTCTCAAAATCAATACTTGCAACAATTTCTATTTCAATATTAGCCGTCATGGTATGTCCTACAAAACCAACTTTCATTTGCTTCTCAACTTTGTATTGATAATTTTCATTGTTGAAAAAGATCTTTCAATAGTGGTTGTAGATACAGAGAGAGTCGTGACAAGGTGGACCAATATATTAATCAAATAGtaaattttcttcttttcaattGCAACCAAAGATGAACATAAGTCTTGAATAGTTGATAAATTATTCAAACTCGATATTTGACGAGTGACAATTTTAAATGTCGAAGTTGAAATTGCAAATTAATCATTTCTTGGTCATTGAAGTCCATATGATATTATTTTTTCAACTAGAGTCACTACGCCAAAAAGGCCTTTAGATAGTGCACCTTAGACAGTGCTTTTATACAAAAGCGTTGCtataagtaaaataagaaaaaaggaaaatatataCGAAAATGAgtaaaagcgctggtaaaaggCCGACCTTAGACAACGCTTgtgaaaagcgctgctaaaaggtTGCTGTTGAGTGCCAGAAAGTCGTTATTTTGTgtgtgtaaatagtggcacttatcgatactttttgttaataccgttgaataattccccgttttgtgcataaatacgtatactttgtgaatagatatattttcatacacttttatactttttgatagttttctactatttttgtaggtattcttgcgtatttgggccatgagcaataaagtgtcgaagacacggcttcaaacgcgcgattttgagtggcggaatcaactcattcggcggttaaggctcaaaataaggatgataaaaatcatcaatttggtctccattcattcattattagatagagcattgaataagctttctaacgcttcgaaccgggcgcaaatcggagttacggttctcaagttatggccgaaacagtgcagaatttttctgctacTGGTGTCACTCGCCGGGCGATGTATtaggctcgccgggcgagcccgactggcccaaaaatgtgatttgctaTTGCCTGGAGTCGCTGGGCGAACCATTTTAGTCGCCGGGCGAATCAGTGTCGACAGAAAACGCAATAAAGCTGttggaaatcattttttcaaggatggttggatattttagagctccaatccatccaatagcattttttgagtggaatgatgctagaaaacacattggagctgtcaaatggatgatccggggttgaatccttcatcaattggaaccgacaaaccgggagatttttgggtttttctccatttcttctctttgtagtttcttttgtgagttttgttatgtatatactttgatctcatgtatatttgttgactattatgttatataaagcttgctttcatatttttatggattattgtttTAGCTTGTTGCTTTgttgctatgtgtttgagttgctatagagatgtagggctctaatgcttatctaggatgattttctattaacttaattgcagagatggattaggttgataatcactaaGTGTCAGTGCTTAATATGTCTtagtggtcgtgtttgtctgagagatcgacatttacgggaagctcggatttctcatgtgttgtttaggtgtctgagagatcgtcacttagataatgttgtgggttgtgttgttgacatgtggtaatattgataggttacaagttgagtatattcggtcaataagtttaagtttgtgaagagtagattatatgcaatacttgatagtttcttctatttgaagaatgaatttattttattgttcatatgtttaattcCCATATTTACTTTTtaccaattcaatccaaactcataattgTGGAAACTGTTGAACAGCAGTTCAATACActgatccctgtggagacgataaaatttcccggatcaatatttccaaatcttttgttgcttgccgctttaccgcttcaacaaaatggcgccgttgccggggattggtgttttattgaacttgcatcgcaatagtttcttttgttttgagttttgtatatatcgcacatattgtatagtcttacttgtttatatttatacttatagttgtgaatttgttatatcattgtttgttcttttcacgtttgcttgtgtgttgttaggaatagccggacggaagtaacttgaaggaactttctttaataacaggcgtcgagcttacgacgtaaaacaagcatgtttattctttttagtttgtgtttagtttaggtagtgtgatgcaattgtctaaacaaatttagatcggaccagttcttaaatttcatatcttcacttttaaatttgtttagacaatttcatacggttttttagtttgtgtatactaatagttgtgtgtttgtctttgagcttgttttgagtagcGTGAGAAATTTAAGGTGATTTCCTGATTTTgattgtttcaacttgcggatgtatggtaatgaTAGTTTTTGAAGTTGATGCTTgtaaggtactcgtttatcgctttctatagcataacatgatcATGAGACTTTACTTTTGTACAAATTTCAtctcattcattcttttgcaattTTTGTTCATTCTTGAATCACTTTAGGACTAAACCCTTGTGAGGttgctttccattgtttactatatgcacgGGAGACCAACAATCTTTGTCTTAACtcaattttattatgtttaatcttgcaaTTATGTTcttttttatgaaagcatgaaaatgatcaaggcattttgtttgattttgagaatAACCACCTAACCAAAAGAATTCCACCTTGTGAGTGAGTGAGaatttgttaacccctttgagccttttagTTAGAATTCATCTTGGTGTTGAACTATGAACCTATGCATGGGTGAGTAATTCATCATGGATTCTAATGTTGTTTGTTGGTACTTAGCCCTCAACCATATATGTTGGTTGGATTTGTTCCTTGCTGTTGAGTGTCTTTTGTTGTTTCTATTCGTATGTTTTTAAGGCACTTTTTAAccctttttctatgtttttagaagaatagcttatttaaataagtgatttttgtcATATGTAAATATTTGGTATTTTGATCTATTTTCTAGTGTTTCAGTTATTGGTGATAGCAAATGTTCAGAAAAATCGGGAAAAAAGTCGAAGAATCGAGGATTTTGGCAACTCTGAAGGTGTCAGTGTTCCTCTTGTTTTCGCCCGGCGAATAGCTTGGAAGCGAAGCTCCGCCCGGCGAGTGGTAGGCGAGCCAGGGGCGAAGCAGCTCATTTTTTGGCCATCTTTCTGCTCTGGAGCGCCCGGCGGAGCATCTGTCTCGCCGGGCGGAAGAAGATATTTTTTTTGGGTTCTTTTGTGTTCTTTTAAGGTCACGTGGCCTGTTTAGTGGGTTTCGCCCGGCGAAGCTGTTCTTCCGCTGGGCGAATCTGGGCTGATGTGCCATGCTATATAGTGCTAGTTAGATATTTGAGAACCATTCCATCTTATATATCTCTCTCTtgaaccaaaat from Vicia villosa cultivar HV-30 ecotype Madison, WI unplaced genomic scaffold, Vvil1.0 ctg.001700F_1_1, whole genome shotgun sequence harbors:
- the LOC131636346 gene encoding probable glutathione S-transferase parA; translated protein: MEKDKVVLLDFWPSSYGMRVKIALEEKRVSYECRQEDFQAKSSLLLEMNPVYKMIPVLVHNGKPICESLNIVEYIDEAWNHKPSLLPSDPYPRSQAKFWGDYIDKHIYNIGKKVWTGKGKEQEEGKKKFIECLKTLEGELREKPYFGGDEFGYVDVALIPFTSWFYTYETYGKLSIEEECPKLVAWAKRCMEKESVANSLPHPHKIYDFAMEYKHSHGLD